One region of Primulina tabacum isolate GXHZ01 chromosome 1, ASM2559414v2, whole genome shotgun sequence genomic DNA includes:
- the LOC142548460 gene encoding uncharacterized protein LOC142548460 isoform X1 has translation MMSETPFRPREKLIEKQKIFQSIHKHTYLKGPFDKITSVAIPLALAGTSLYLIGRGIYNMSHGIGKKE, from the exons AT GATGTCAGAAACACCCTTTAGGCCCCGAGAGAAGCTCATCGAGAAGCAAAAGATTTTTCAAAGCATTCACAAGCATACATATTTGAAAGGACCATTTGATAAGATCACCTCAGTTGCCATTCCTCTGGCTTTGGCCGGTACCTCTTTATATCTCATT GGAAGAGGGATCTATAATATGTCCCATGGAATTGGGAAGAAGGAATGA
- the LOC142548460 gene encoding uncharacterized protein LOC142548460 isoform X2: MSETPFRPREKLIEKQKIFQSIHKHTYLKGPFDKITSVAIPLALAGTSLYLIGRGIYNMSHGIGKKE; encoded by the exons ATGTCAGAAACACCCTTTAGGCCCCGAGAGAAGCTCATCGAGAAGCAAAAGATTTTTCAAAGCATTCACAAGCATACATATTTGAAAGGACCATTTGATAAGATCACCTCAGTTGCCATTCCTCTGGCTTTGGCCGGTACCTCTTTATATCTCATT GGAAGAGGGATCTATAATATGTCCCATGGAATTGGGAAGAAGGAATGA